The following proteins are co-located in the Citrobacter freundii ATCC 8090 = MTCC 1658 = NBRC 12681 genome:
- the yajD gene encoding HNH nuclease YajD translates to MAFIPKNYARLEVGYREKALKLFPWVCGRCSREFVYSNLRELTVHHIDHDHSNNPEDGSNWEMLCLYCHDHEHSKYTEADQYGSTVVAGEDAQKAVGEAKYNPFADLKAMMNKK, encoded by the coding sequence ATGGCTTTTATCCCTAAAAATTACGCCCGTCTGGAAGTCGGTTACCGGGAAAAGGCGCTTAAACTCTTTCCCTGGGTCTGTGGACGCTGTTCCCGTGAGTTCGTGTATTCAAATTTGCGCGAGTTGACGGTACACCATATCGATCACGATCACTCGAATAACCCAGAAGATGGTAGCAACTGGGAAATGTTGTGCCTGTACTGCCACGATCACGAGCATTCCAAATATACGGAAGCGGACCAGTATGGTTCAACGGTGGTTGCAGGAGAAGATGCGCAAAAGGCCGTAGGCGAAGCGAAATACAACCCGTTCGCCGATCTGAAAGCGATGATGAATAAGAAATAA
- a CDS encoding glycoside hydrolase family 18 protein, with protein sequence MKLLPLLAALPLLCASVVSASSLMSVGYFNGGGDVTAGPGGDINKLDVRQITHLNYSFGLVYNNEKDETNDALKDASKLHQIWLSQKVQDDLLKIPQLRKQNPNLKVLLSVGGWGARGFSGAAATKDTRAVFIQSAQEIIAKYGLDGIDLDWEYPVNGAWGLVESQPADRANFTALLTELRAALGHKKLLTIAVGANAESPKSWVDVKAIAPSLDYINLMTYDMAYGTQYFNSNLYDSTQWPTVAAADKYSADFVVSNYLAAGLKPSQMNLGIGFYGRVPKRAVEPGIDWSKPDAQKNPATQPYFESAQIELFKSLGVDLSKDTYVKYNDIVAKLINDPQKRFSQHWDDEAKVPWLSVQSADGKTLFALSYENPRSVAIKADYIKSKGLGGAMFWEYGADDNNQLAKQLADSLGIKH encoded by the coding sequence ATGAAACTATTGCCTTTGTTGGCAGCATTACCCCTGCTCTGCGCCAGCGTTGTTTCCGCCAGTTCACTGATGTCAGTTGGCTACTTTAATGGCGGTGGCGACGTCACTGCCGGTCCTGGCGGCGACATCAATAAACTGGATGTTCGCCAGATAACCCATCTCAACTATTCGTTTGGCCTTGTCTACAACAACGAAAAAGACGAGACCAATGACGCCTTAAAAGACGCCAGCAAACTGCATCAAATTTGGCTTTCACAGAAAGTGCAGGATGATTTGCTGAAAATCCCACAGCTGCGTAAACAAAATCCAAACCTGAAAGTGTTACTTTCCGTCGGCGGCTGGGGAGCGCGTGGATTCTCTGGTGCGGCGGCAACGAAGGATACGCGCGCAGTGTTTATTCAGTCTGCGCAAGAGATAATTGCGAAATATGGTCTGGATGGCATCGATCTCGACTGGGAATATCCGGTTAACGGCGCCTGGGGACTGGTCGAAAGCCAACCGGCTGACCGCGCTAACTTTACCGCGCTGCTAACAGAACTGCGGGCCGCATTGGGGCATAAAAAGCTGCTGACCATCGCCGTGGGCGCAAATGCAGAAAGTCCGAAAAGCTGGGTAGATGTAAAAGCCATTGCACCATCGCTCGACTACATCAACCTGATGACCTATGACATGGCTTACGGCACCCAGTATTTTAACTCGAACCTGTATGATTCGACGCAATGGCCGACGGTCGCCGCGGCGGATAAGTACAGCGCCGATTTTGTGGTCAGTAACTATCTCGCAGCCGGTCTGAAACCGAGCCAAATGAATCTGGGCATTGGCTTTTATGGACGCGTACCAAAACGCGCCGTTGAGCCAGGTATTGACTGGAGCAAACCTGACGCGCAGAAAAACCCGGCTACCCAGCCCTATTTCGAGTCAGCTCAAATTGAGTTGTTCAAATCACTGGGCGTCGACCTGAGCAAAGATACCTACGTGAAGTACAACGATATCGTGGCGAAGTTGATCAACGATCCGCAAAAACGCTTTAGCCAACATTGGGATGATGAAGCGAAAGTGCCGTGGCTGTCGGTGCAGTCTGCAGATGGAAAAACACTCTTTGCCCTCTCCTATGAAAATCCGCGTTCGGTGGCGATCAAAGCCGACTACATCAAAAGCAAAGGGTTGGGAGGCGCCATGTTCTGGGAGTACGGCGCAGATGACAATAATCAGTTGGCGAAGCAGTTAGCCGATTCGTTAGGCATCAAACACTGA
- a CDS encoding zinc-binding dehydrogenase, whose amino-acid sequence MKALARFGKAFGGYKMIDVPEPVCGPDDIVIEIKAAAICGADMKHYNVDSGSDQFNSIRGHEFAGKIVRVGDKVKDWKVGQRVVSDNSGHVCGVCPACEQGDFLCCTEKVNLGLDNNTWGGGFSKYCLVPGEILKIHRHALWEIPQGVDYEEAAVLDPICNAYKSIAQQSKFLPGQDVVVFGTGPLGLFSVQMARIMGAVNIVMVGLEEDVAVRFPIAKELGATAVVNGSTEDVVARCQEICGKDNLGLVIECSGANIALKQSIEMLRPNGEVVRVGMGFKPLDFSINDITAWNKSIIGHMAYDSTSWRNAIRLLASGAIKVKPMITHRIGLSQWREGFDAMVNKTAIKVIMTYDFDE is encoded by the coding sequence ATGAAAGCACTGGCAAGATTTGGCAAGGCCTTTGGCGGCTATAAGATGATTGATGTACCGGAACCAGTTTGTGGCCCGGATGACATCGTGATTGAAATCAAAGCGGCGGCTATCTGCGGCGCGGACATGAAACACTACAATGTTGATAGCGGATCTGATCAATTTAACTCCATCCGCGGCCATGAGTTCGCCGGTAAAATTGTCCGCGTTGGCGACAAAGTTAAGGACTGGAAAGTCGGTCAGCGGGTGGTTTCTGACAATAGTGGACATGTATGCGGTGTTTGCCCGGCCTGCGAACAAGGCGATTTTCTGTGTTGTACAGAAAAAGTGAACTTAGGTCTCGACAACAACACATGGGGCGGAGGGTTCTCTAAATATTGCCTGGTGCCGGGGGAAATCCTCAAAATTCACCGCCATGCGCTGTGGGAAATCCCACAAGGCGTTGATTATGAAGAAGCGGCGGTGCTGGATCCTATCTGTAACGCCTACAAATCTATTGCTCAGCAATCCAAATTCCTTCCCGGCCAGGACGTCGTGGTTTTCGGCACCGGCCCATTAGGGCTCTTTTCCGTGCAAATGGCGCGCATCATGGGGGCCGTAAATATCGTAATGGTCGGGCTGGAAGAGGACGTTGCCGTACGCTTCCCGATCGCCAAAGAGCTGGGGGCGACAGCTGTCGTTAACGGTTCGACCGAAGATGTGGTTGCACGCTGCCAGGAAATCTGCGGTAAAGACAATCTGGGGCTAGTCATTGAATGCTCTGGTGCCAATATAGCTCTGAAACAATCGATCGAAATGCTGCGCCCGAATGGTGAAGTCGTTCGCGTCGGCATGGGCTTTAAACCTCTCGATTTCTCCATCAACGACATCACCGCGTGGAACAAAAGCATCATTGGCCATATGGCCTACGATTCTACATCCTGGCGCAACGCCATACGCCTGCTGGCCAGCGGAGCGATCAAGGTCAAACCGATGATCACTCACCGTATCGGCCTGTCGCAATGGCGCGAAGGATTTGACGCCATGGTCAATAAAACCGCGATTAAAGTCATCATGACTTACGACTTTGATGAATAA
- a CDS encoding MFS transporter yields MEQIAKPHCGARLDRLPDCRWHTSMFAMVAFGLLVCWSNAVGGLILAQLKELGWTDNSTTATFSAITTAGMFLGALGGGIIGDKIGRKNAFILYEAIHIISMIVGAFSPNMTFLIACRFVMGVGLGALLVTLFAGFTEYMPGRNRGTWSSRVSFIGNWSYPLCSLIAMGLTPLISAEWNWRVQLLIPAVLSLIATVIAWRSFPESPRWLESRGRYQEAEKVMRAIEEGVIRQTGKPLPPVVIDDDGKQPCSVPYSALLTGVLLKRVILGSFVLIAMNVVQYTLINWLPTIFMTQGINLKDSIVLNTMSMFGAPFGIFIAMLVMDKIPRKTMGVGLLVLIAVLGYIYSLQTSMLLITLIGFFLITFVYMYVCYASAVYVPEIWPTEAKLRGSGLANAVGRISGIAAPYAVAVLLNGYGVTGVFVLLGAVSIIVAVAIATIGIETKGVSVESLGIDAVTSK; encoded by the coding sequence ATGGAACAAATAGCAAAACCGCACTGCGGCGCCAGACTGGACAGGCTACCTGACTGTCGCTGGCATACGTCAATGTTTGCGATGGTTGCCTTCGGATTACTGGTTTGCTGGAGTAATGCCGTCGGCGGATTAATTCTCGCGCAGTTAAAAGAACTTGGCTGGACTGATAATTCCACCACCGCCACGTTCTCTGCCATTACGACGGCTGGAATGTTTCTCGGCGCGCTCGGTGGGGGAATTATTGGCGATAAAATCGGGCGTAAAAACGCATTTATTCTATATGAAGCGATTCATATTATTTCTATGATCGTGGGTGCGTTTTCACCCAATATGACCTTTCTGATCGCCTGCCGTTTTGTAATGGGAGTTGGATTAGGCGCGCTGTTAGTGACCTTATTTGCCGGGTTTACCGAATATATGCCTGGCAGAAATCGTGGTACATGGTCGAGTCGGGTCTCGTTTATCGGCAACTGGTCTTATCCACTCTGTTCGCTGATTGCGATGGGGCTGACGCCACTTATCAGCGCGGAATGGAACTGGCGTGTACAGTTGTTGATTCCTGCGGTGCTGTCGCTCATAGCAACGGTTATTGCCTGGCGCAGTTTCCCTGAGTCGCCTCGCTGGCTGGAGTCTCGCGGGCGCTACCAGGAAGCCGAAAAGGTGATGCGGGCAATTGAGGAAGGTGTCATTCGACAGACCGGTAAGCCGCTGCCACCAGTCGTAATAGATGATGATGGCAAACAACCGTGTTCTGTTCCGTACTCCGCATTATTAACAGGGGTGTTACTGAAGCGGGTTATTTTGGGTTCCTTTGTTCTGATTGCCATGAACGTCGTCCAGTACACCTTAATTAATTGGCTACCGACAATATTTATGACACAGGGCATTAATCTGAAAGACTCCATTGTCTTAAATACCATGAGTATGTTCGGCGCGCCGTTTGGGATTTTTATCGCCATGCTGGTAATGGATAAAATTCCGAGAAAGACCATGGGTGTGGGGTTATTAGTGTTAATTGCCGTGCTGGGATATATCTATTCACTGCAAACCAGCATGCTGCTGATTACGCTAATTGGTTTCTTCCTGATTACTTTTGTCTATATGTACGTTTGCTACGCCTCGGCAGTCTATGTTCCGGAAATATGGCCAACCGAAGCGAAACTCCGCGGTTCTGGTCTGGCGAATGCGGTAGGACGTATCAGTGGTATCGCTGCGCCTTATGCGGTCGCGGTATTGCTTAATGGTTATGGAGTGACGGGTGTATTTGTACTGCTGGGTGCGGTCTCCATTATTGTCGCTGTCGCCATTGCTACCATCGGAATTGAAACCAAAGGCGTCTCTGTCGAAAGTCTCGGTATTGATGCAGTTACCAGCAAATAA
- a CDS encoding NAD(P)-dependent alcohol dehydrogenase, which yields MKNSKAILKTPGTMKIIAADIPVPKEHEVLIKVEYVGICGSDVHGFESGPFIPPKDPNQEIGLGHECAGTVVAVGNRVTKFKPGDQVNIEPGVPCGHCRYCLEGKYNICPDVDFMATQPNYRGALTHYLCHPESFTYKLPDNMDTMEGALVEPAAVGMHAAMLADVKPGKKIVILGAGCIGLMTLQACKCLGATDIAVVDVLEKRLTMAEQLGATTVINGAKEDTVVRCQQFSGDMGADIVFETAGSAITVKQAPYLVMRGGKIMIVGTVPGDSAINFLKINREVSIQTVFRYANRYPVTIEAISSGRFDVKSMVTHIYDYEDVQRAFDESVNNKCEIIKGVIKVNY from the coding sequence ATGAAAAATTCAAAAGCGATATTAAAAACGCCGGGCACGATGAAAATTATTGCCGCCGATATCCCGGTGCCAAAAGAGCACGAAGTGCTGATTAAAGTGGAATACGTTGGAATTTGTGGATCAGATGTTCATGGTTTTGAATCAGGTCCTTTTATTCCGCCGAAAGATCCCAATCAGGAAATTGGTCTGGGGCATGAATGCGCCGGTACGGTGGTGGCAGTAGGGAACCGTGTGACTAAATTTAAACCCGGCGACCAGGTGAATATCGAACCGGGCGTGCCGTGCGGTCACTGCCGCTACTGTCTGGAAGGGAAATACAACATCTGCCCTGATGTTGACTTTATGGCCACGCAACCTAATTATCGCGGCGCGCTAACCCACTATCTGTGCCATCCGGAGAGCTTCACTTACAAGTTGCCCGATAATATGGACACCATGGAAGGCGCGCTGGTAGAGCCCGCGGCGGTAGGGATGCATGCCGCAATGCTGGCGGACGTTAAACCGGGCAAGAAAATCGTCATTCTGGGGGCGGGCTGTATTGGTTTAATGACCCTGCAAGCCTGTAAATGTTTGGGTGCTACCGACATTGCGGTGGTTGATGTCCTGGAAAAGCGTCTGACCATGGCCGAGCAACTTGGCGCGACGACCGTGATCAACGGGGCGAAAGAGGACACCGTTGTCCGCTGCCAGCAGTTCTCCGGAGATATGGGGGCCGATATTGTTTTTGAAACCGCAGGTTCAGCGATCACTGTTAAGCAGGCTCCATATCTGGTAATGCGCGGCGGGAAAATCATGATCGTGGGTACTGTACCTGGTGATTCAGCGATTAATTTCCTCAAAATTAACCGTGAAGTGTCTATTCAGACCGTTTTCCGTTATGCCAACCGCTACCCGGTCACGATTGAAGCCATCTCCTCAGGGCGTTTTGATGTGAAGTCGATGGTGACGCATATTTACGATTATGAAGATGTTCAGCGCGCGTTTGATGAATCCGTTAATAACAAATGTGAAATTATCAAAGGCGTTATTAAAGTAAATTATTAA
- a CDS encoding ketose-bisphosphate aldolase — translation MLADIKYWENDAQNKHYAIAHFNVWNAEMLMGVIDAAEESKSPVIISFGTGFVGNTSFEDFSHMMVSMAKKASVPVITHWDHGRSMEIIHNAWAHGMNSLMRDASAFDFEENIRLTKEAVDFFHPLGIPVEAELGHVGNETVYEEALAGYHYTDPSQAAEFVERTGCDSLAVAIGNQHGVYTSEPKLNFDVVKRVRQAVSVPLVLHGASGISDADIKKAISLGISKINIHTELCQAAMVAVQENQDQPFLHVEREVRKAVKARALEKIKLFGSDGKAE, via the coding sequence ATGCTGGCAGATATTAAATATTGGGAAAATGATGCTCAAAATAAACATTATGCAATTGCCCACTTTAACGTGTGGAATGCGGAAATGTTAATGGGAGTGATTGATGCGGCGGAAGAATCTAAATCGCCGGTAATTATCTCCTTCGGTACCGGCTTTGTGGGTAATACCTCGTTTGAAGATTTTTCGCATATGATGGTTTCTATGGCGAAAAAAGCCTCGGTGCCGGTTATTACCCACTGGGATCACGGACGCAGCATGGAGATAATCCATAACGCATGGGCCCACGGCATGAATTCACTGATGCGTGATGCTTCCGCTTTTGATTTCGAGGAGAATATTCGCCTGACCAAAGAGGCGGTCGATTTCTTCCACCCGCTGGGTATTCCGGTCGAAGCAGAGCTGGGCCATGTGGGTAATGAAACGGTCTACGAAGAGGCGCTGGCGGGTTATCACTACACTGACCCAAGCCAGGCGGCTGAGTTTGTCGAGCGTACCGGCTGTGACTCGCTGGCGGTAGCGATTGGTAACCAGCACGGCGTCTACACCTCCGAACCGAAACTGAACTTTGACGTGGTTAAACGAGTGCGTCAGGCGGTATCCGTTCCGCTGGTGCTGCACGGCGCGTCCGGCATTAGCGACGCGGATATCAAAAAAGCCATTTCATTAGGCATTTCGAAAATCAATATTCACACCGAACTGTGCCAGGCCGCAATGGTGGCGGTGCAGGAGAACCAGGACCAGCCGTTCCTGCACGTTGAACGTGAAGTACGTAAAGCCGTAAAAGCGCGCGCGCTGGAGAAAATCAAATTGTTTGGTTCAGACGGTAAAGCGGAATGA
- a CDS encoding carbohydrate kinase family protein, translating into MDNIEVICIGAAIVDIPLQPVSKNIFDVDSYPLERIAMTTGGDAINEATIISRLGHRTALIGRIGDDAAGHFIVDHCRRENIDIKSLKQDADIDTSINVGLVTADGERTFVTNRNGSLWKLNINDVDFDRFSQAKLLSLASIFNSPLLDGDALTAIFTQAKAHKLIICADMIKPRLNETLDDIREALSYVDYLFPNFEEAKLLTGKETLDEIADSFLNCGVKTVVIKTGKRGCFIKRVDMKMEVPAVSGITAIDTIGAGDNFASGFISALLEGKPLRDCALFANATAAISVLSVGATTGVKNRKLVEQLLDEYEG; encoded by the coding sequence ATGGATAATATCGAGGTTATTTGTATAGGGGCGGCAATTGTTGATATTCCCTTGCAACCAGTGAGTAAAAATATCTTTGATGTTGACTCTTATCCATTAGAACGAATAGCTATGACCACGGGAGGTGACGCTATTAATGAGGCGACGATTATTTCTCGCCTCGGCCATCGCACGGCGTTAATAGGCCGGATAGGTGACGATGCTGCGGGGCATTTTATTGTCGACCACTGCCGTCGGGAGAATATTGATATTAAAAGCCTGAAGCAGGATGCTGATATTGATACTTCCATTAACGTGGGTTTAGTCACCGCTGATGGTGAACGCACCTTTGTGACTAACCGTAACGGCAGCTTATGGAAACTGAATATAAACGATGTTGATTTTGACCGTTTCTCTCAAGCAAAGCTGCTGTCGCTGGCGAGTATTTTTAATAGCCCGTTGTTGGATGGTGATGCACTGACGGCAATTTTCACTCAGGCGAAAGCGCATAAGCTCATTATCTGCGCGGATATGATTAAACCGCGACTGAATGAAACGCTGGACGATATCCGTGAAGCGCTGAGCTACGTGGATTATCTGTTTCCCAATTTTGAAGAGGCAAAACTGCTCACTGGGAAAGAGACGCTGGATGAGATTGCCGACAGTTTTCTGAACTGTGGCGTGAAAACCGTCGTGATTAAGACCGGCAAGAGAGGCTGTTTTATCAAGCGTGTTGACATGAAAATGGAGGTCCCGGCGGTGTCAGGAATTACCGCCATCGACACCATCGGCGCGGGGGATAACTTTGCTTCAGGATTTATCTCCGCGCTGCTAGAAGGCAAACCGCTTCGCGACTGCGCGCTGTTTGCTAATGCAACGGCGGCAATATCGGTACTGAGCGTGGGTGCCACGACGGGTGTGAAGAACAGAAAGCTGGTTGAACAACTTCTTGACGAATACGAAGGGTAA
- a CDS encoding aldo/keto reductase: MKMIPLGSTDITLSRMGLGTWAIGGGPAWNGDLDLQICIDTIVEAHRCGINLIDTAPGYNFGNSEVIVGQALKKLPRSEVVVETKCGIVWERTGSLFNKVGDRQLYKNLTPGSIREEVDASLQRLGIDSIDIYMTHWQSVEPCFTPIAETVDTLNALKKEGKIRSIGAANVNAGHIREYLKHGELDIIQAKYSILDRALEAELLPLCQQNGIIVQVYSPLEQGLLTGTIARDYVPGGARANKVWFQRENMLRVIDMLGQWQPLCEKYRCTIPALALAWILKQSDLITLLSGATAPEQVRENVEALTIPLTDDDSLLMRRMAEALDIN, translated from the coding sequence ATGAAAATGATTCCTTTAGGAAGTACGGATATTACGCTTTCCCGCATGGGATTAGGCACATGGGCTATTGGCGGTGGTCCGGCATGGAATGGCGATCTCGATCTGCAGATTTGTATCGATACCATTGTTGAGGCGCATCGCTGCGGTATCAATCTGATTGATACCGCGCCAGGCTACAACTTTGGCAACAGTGAAGTGATTGTCGGTCAGGCGCTGAAAAAGCTGCCGCGCAGCGAGGTAGTGGTTGAAACCAAATGCGGCATCGTCTGGGAGCGAACAGGCAGCCTGTTTAACAAAGTGGGCGATCGCCAGCTGTATAAAAACCTCACGCCTGGGTCTATTCGCGAAGAGGTTGATGCCAGCCTGCAAAGATTGGGTATCGACAGTATTGATATCTATATGACCCACTGGCAGTCGGTCGAACCCTGTTTTACGCCGATTGCGGAAACCGTAGACACGCTGAACGCACTGAAAAAAGAGGGGAAAATCCGTTCGATTGGTGCGGCGAACGTCAATGCCGGGCATATCAGGGAGTATCTCAAACACGGTGAGCTGGATATTATCCAGGCCAAGTACAGCATTCTTGACCGGGCGCTGGAAGCTGAACTGCTGCCGCTATGTCAGCAGAATGGCATCATCGTGCAGGTATATTCACCGCTTGAGCAGGGGTTGTTGACCGGTACTATCGCCCGAGATTATGTTCCTGGCGGCGCGCGGGCTAACAAGGTCTGGTTTCAGCGGGAAAATATGTTGCGGGTGATTGATATGCTTGGGCAGTGGCAGCCGCTTTGTGAAAAATACCGCTGCACAATTCCCGCACTAGCTCTGGCGTGGATTTTAAAGCAAAGCGATTTGATCACCTTACTGAGTGGCGCAACCGCACCTGAACAGGTTCGCGAGAATGTCGAGGCGTTAACCATTCCCCTGACAGATGATGATTCATTATTGATGAGGCGAATGGCGGAAGCGTTGGATATAAATTAA
- a CDS encoding DeoR/GlpR family DNA-binding transcription regulator, translated as MAAKDRIQAIKQMVANDKKVVVSNLSSIFQVTEETIRRDLEKLEDEGFLTRTYGGAVLNTTALSDNIHFYKRAKSFFEEKQIIARNALPFIKNKTTMAADSSSTAMELLKLLKERNDLTLLTNSAEAFHELAQSEINVVSTGGELNKNTLSLQGRITKEIISRYHVDIMVMSCKGLDMQSGALDSNEAEAEIKKTMIRQATEVALLVDHSKFDRKAFVQLVDFSHINYLITNKAPGAEWIAFCKENNIQLVY; from the coding sequence GTGGCGGCAAAAGACAGGATTCAGGCCATTAAGCAAATGGTGGCTAACGATAAGAAAGTGGTGGTATCTAATTTAAGTTCAATCTTTCAGGTGACTGAGGAAACGATTCGCCGCGATCTTGAAAAACTGGAAGATGAAGGTTTTTTGACCCGAACATATGGCGGTGCAGTGCTCAATACCACCGCGTTGTCCGACAATATTCATTTTTATAAGCGTGCAAAATCTTTCTTCGAAGAAAAGCAGATCATTGCACGTAATGCATTACCGTTTATTAAAAATAAGACCACAATGGCTGCCGACTCCAGCAGTACCGCGATGGAATTATTAAAGCTGTTGAAGGAAAGAAACGATCTGACGTTGCTTACCAATTCGGCTGAAGCATTTCATGAGCTGGCGCAGTCAGAAATTAACGTGGTCTCTACTGGCGGTGAGCTGAATAAGAATACGCTGTCGCTGCAGGGAAGAATCACCAAGGAGATTATCAGCCGCTATCATGTTGATATCATGGTGATGAGCTGCAAAGGTTTGGATATGCAGAGTGGGGCGCTTGATTCTAATGAAGCGGAAGCGGAAATCAAAAAAACCATGATCCGCCAGGCGACTGAGGTGGCATTGTTAGTTGATCACTCAAAGTTTGATCGTAAAGCTTTCGTTCAGCTAGTGGACTTTAGCCATATTAATTACCTAATAACCAATAAGGCACCGGGTGCAGAGTGGATTGCATTTTGCAAAGAGAATAATATTCAACTCGTTTATTAA
- a CDS encoding MFS transporter has protein sequence MEQCDPIGARLDRLPLSRFHFRIFGIISFSLLITGFLSYSGNVVLAKLVNTGWSNNYLNAAFTSALMFGYFIGSLAGGFIGDYLGRRKAFRINLLIVGASACAATFVPNMYWLIFFRCLMGIGMGALIMVGYASFTEFIPPAVRGKWSARLSFVGNWAPMLSAAIGVVIIALLSWRVMFLLGGMAMLLAWYLSGKYYIESPRWLAGKGKRSEAEKHLMQVESQIELEKNITLPSCRNECPSADLSTASGSFWLLFKGPMLRCTLVAITVLIAMNISLYTITVWIPTIFVNSGIDVTKSIFMTAIIMIGAPVGIFIAALIIDRFPRRLFGSFLLIIIALLGYFYSLQTEEWAILSYGLVMIFFLYMYVCFASAVYVPELWPTHLRLRGSGFVNAVGRIVAVFTPYGVAILLTRYGSVTVFIVLGVMLVLCALILFCFGIETRKVSLEEISALA, from the coding sequence ATGGAACAATGTGACCCTATCGGCGCAAGATTAGATCGCTTACCTTTATCTCGATTTCATTTTCGTATTTTCGGCATTATTAGTTTTAGTTTGTTAATAACCGGTTTTCTCAGCTATTCCGGGAATGTGGTATTAGCAAAATTAGTCAACACTGGCTGGTCAAACAATTATCTAAATGCCGCGTTTACCTCAGCGCTGATGTTCGGCTACTTTATCGGTTCACTAGCCGGCGGCTTTATTGGTGATTATCTCGGTCGACGCAAAGCGTTCCGTATCAATTTGTTAATCGTCGGGGCCTCAGCCTGCGCTGCAACGTTTGTGCCCAACATGTACTGGCTTATCTTCTTCCGCTGTCTGATGGGGATTGGAATGGGGGCGCTAATTATGGTGGGCTATGCCTCATTTACAGAATTCATTCCACCCGCGGTACGTGGGAAATGGTCTGCCCGTCTGTCATTTGTCGGCAACTGGGCACCAATGCTATCTGCGGCAATTGGCGTCGTGATCATTGCACTTTTAAGCTGGCGGGTGATGTTTCTGCTCGGTGGCATGGCAATGCTGTTGGCCTGGTATCTGTCAGGAAAATACTATATTGAATCCCCACGTTGGCTGGCTGGTAAAGGGAAGAGAAGCGAAGCTGAAAAACATCTTATGCAGGTTGAATCGCAAATTGAGCTAGAAAAAAACATCACTTTACCATCCTGCCGGAACGAATGCCCGTCGGCGGATTTAAGCACGGCAAGTGGTTCATTTTGGCTATTGTTTAAGGGGCCAATGTTGCGCTGTACACTGGTGGCGATCACGGTGCTTATCGCAATGAATATTTCGCTCTACACCATTACGGTATGGATCCCGACTATATTTGTTAATTCGGGAATCGATGTAACGAAATCCATATTTATGACTGCGATAATTATGATTGGCGCGCCAGTTGGGATATTTATTGCCGCGTTAATTATCGATCGCTTTCCACGGCGATTGTTTGGCTCATTCTTGTTGATTATTATCGCATTGCTCGGGTATTTCTATTCACTTCAAACTGAAGAGTGGGCCATTCTGAGCTACGGGCTGGTGATGATTTTTTTTCTGTATATGTATGTCTGCTTTGCCTCTGCAGTTTATGTCCCAGAACTATGGCCCACGCACCTAAGATTGAGAGGATCAGGTTTTGTTAATGCGGTGGGAAGGATTGTCGCTGTGTTTACGCCCTATGGCGTCGCTATTTTGTTGACCCGCTATGGCTCCGTTACGGTCTTTATCGTGTTAGGAGTAATGTTGGTTCTATGCGCGCTGATTCTTTTTTGTTTTGGCATCGAAACACGCAAAGTATCGCTGGAAGAGATTTCAGCGCTGGCCTGA
- the pncA gene encoding bifunctional nicotinamidase/pyrazinamidase gives MARALLLVDLQNDFCAGGALAVPQGDSTIDIANRLIDWCALRGDMVVASLDWHPANHGSFASQHQVEPYSQGQLDGLAQTFWPDHCVQNSAGAALHPLLNQRAITQTFTKGENPLVDSYSAFFDNGRRQATALNAWLLERRIAELIIMGLATDYCVKFTVLDALDLGYTVSVITDGCRGVNIQPQDSANAFIEMAAAGATLYTLDDWLETQP, from the coding sequence ATGGCCCGAGCCTTACTGTTGGTCGATTTACAAAATGACTTTTGTGCCGGTGGTGCCCTCGCGGTCCCACAAGGTGACAGCACAATCGATATTGCCAACCGTCTGATTGACTGGTGTGCCTTACGCGGCGACATGGTCGTTGCCAGTCTGGACTGGCACCCGGCTAATCACGGCAGTTTTGCCAGCCAGCATCAGGTCGAGCCCTACAGCCAGGGACAACTCGATGGACTGGCGCAGACATTCTGGCCCGATCATTGCGTACAAAACAGCGCAGGTGCAGCCCTGCATCCGCTGCTGAACCAGCGTGCGATAACTCAAACGTTCACTAAAGGTGAGAACCCGCTGGTCGACAGCTATAGTGCGTTTTTTGATAACGGTCGTCGTCAGGCTACCGCGCTGAATGCATGGTTACTCGAACGCCGCATTGCCGAGCTCATCATCATGGGTCTGGCAACCGACTATTGCGTTAAATTCACCGTACTGGATGCGCTCGATCTTGGCTACACCGTCAGCGTTATTACCGACGGCTGCCGTGGGGTTAATATTCAACCCCAGGACAGTGCAAACGCCTTTATAGAAATGGCGGCGGCGGGTGCAACGCTGTATACGTTGGACGACTGGCTGGAAACCCAACCGTAA